The DNA segment ATGGGGCGACAAAGCTTCCGGCGCAAAAAAGGGATTGATTTCGCCAAGCGGATCTTTCAAGCGAAGAGATTTTTTGATCCACTTCGCGTCCCATCCGGCACACTGAACAGGCTTCATGTAGCCAACATTAAAGCCTCTTTTTTGCAAAAGAGCTCCTAAGACAAAACTAACCGCTGTTTTGCCAACGCCTGTATCGGTTGCTGTTATAAAGATCCCCTGGCTCATTTCTTTGCTTCCACAAAAATAGTTTCAAACGTTATCTGAGGTTTACCGCCATCGGAAAAATTCTTTTGATAAACCTGATCGGCTTTTTTAAGAAGATTTTTTCCGACGAAAACATCATTTCTTTGATTAGCCCCGATCGCTTTTAACCAACGGATCACGTCAAAAAGCCCGTTAAAAGGAACTTTTTCCATCACAGAAGAGACGTGAAAATCTTTAAATCCCGACTGGGAAAGAGCAAGATGAATTTCATTTTGATTAGGAAGTTTTTTAAAATCAAATTTTTTGTCTGCCTGGCTCAGAGAAAAGAATAATTCCCAAAGTGTGCGTTCCCCAAAAATAGCGGCGCAAAAACTTCCCCCTGTTTTTAAACTATCGTGTACCTCCTGAAAAGCTTTTTTGGGATCCGCAACCCATTGATAGACTAGATTAGAAATAACCAGATCGAACGACTCCCTCTTAAAAGGAAACCACATGCAATCAGCGCCAATGGCCTTAACGCCTTTTTTCTTGGCTTCCCTGATCATCCCATCGGCGACGTCAAAACCAAAAACTCTCGACTTTGAAAATGTTTTGGACAATTCCCGCGCCAGCCAACCCGTTCCCATGCCGGCATCTAAAATACACAAAGAGTTATTCTCGATCCTTATTTTATTAAGAAGTTTAATACCAATTCTTTTTTGTATATGCGCCGCTTCTTCGTAGCGGGACGCGGCATTAGAAAATGCCAGCCGCATTTTATTTTTCTGTCTAAGACTGATCATGTTTTAGAAATCCTTCTAAAATCTTATTAAATTCCTGCGGCCTTGTTAAAAACGGAAAATGGCCGCTTTTATTAATAAACGTTGTTTTTGCCGAAGGAAGTATTCTATTTAGGAACAAAACAGCATCCTTAGAGCAAATATAATCGTCAGTTCCATTCACGAGCAAAACCGGAACATTTATTTTCTTAAAAACATCCCTCAAATCTCCTTCAATTAAAATATCGAGGATCTTTTTTAGAGCTCCTTTTTGAGGGAGGTCGTCTTCTTTGCGAAATTTCATCAGCCACTGCAATTTTCCGTCTTGACGTTCTTCTCGCACAAAAAGTGAACGGAAAAAAATATCTACGATAGCCGGATAATCACTATCGACTTGCGCGCTTAGATTTTCGATCTGCTTACTATCTAAGCCGAACGGAAAATCTTCCGATTTTAAGAATTTGGGAAGAGAATCGACAAAACAAGAACGCTTAAATAGATTTGGATCAAGCTCAAACATCTTAACACCGATCAATCCTCCGACGGAATTCCCGACAAGATTAACTTTATTCAATCCAAGTTGGCCCACAAGGGCATTGATTCCCTGCGCAATACCTTGAAGCCCAACGTCTTGCCAATCGGTTTTTCCGTGGCCGGGAAGATCTATTGTGATAGTTTTGAATTCGCGGGAGAAATATTCTACTTGCTGATTCCAAATCCGCGAACTCCCGCCCCAGCCATGGAGAAAAATGACCGGCTCGCCTTCGCCGCAAATTTCGTAATGCCAATTTATGTTTTCAATTCTTAAGAATGGCATGTTTACTTTAGAGGTATTTTGGGAGTTTTTGAGCGAATTTGGGCCTACCCATGGGCAAAAAACTCACAAAATGCCCTTTTATAATAATTTTCTAAATGCCTTTAACACCAAATCCAAGTCTTCTCTGCTGTGCGTCGCCATAACTGTCACTCGAATCCGTGCGGTATTTTCCGGTACCGTTGGAGGACGGATAGCTTGCGCAAAAATTCCCTGCTCAAATAATTCTTTTGAAAATTTAACAGCCATTTTAGAATCTTTGACTAAGATCGGAATTATAGGCGTTTGCGAGCTTACCTCAAACCCTAAATTCTGCAACCCTGCTTTAAGATATTGGGCATTCGCCAAAAGTTTCGCTCGCCGCTGCGGTTCTTTTTTTATAATGTCAATTGCCGCGCTGGAAGCCGCCGCAACCGACGGCGGCATCGCTGTTGTATAAATAAACGAACGCGCCCGATTTGCTAAGAAATCGACAAGATCCTTTGAGCCGCAAACATAAGCGCCAAAACTTCCCGCGGCCTTACTTAAAGTTCCCATTTGTATATCAATTTCTTTTTCCAAGCCAAGATGCTCTGCCGCGCCTTTACCATTTTTTCCTAAAACTCCGAAGGCATGTGCTTCATCAATCATCACCAAACAATGATATTTCCTTGCTAAGGCGACAATTTTATCCAATGGCGCAATATCACCGTCCATGCTAAAAACACTATCAGTAACGATCAATTTCTTTTTGTAATTTTGAGAATTTTTTAGGAAACCTTCCAATGCTTCCATATCACAATGAGGATAACGCTTGAATTCTGCACCACTTAGAAGAATTCCGTCAATGATAGAGGCATGATTGAGTTTGTCGCCAAGAATAATGTCGCCACGCCCGCAAAGGCTGGAAATGATCCCGACATTAGCCATATAGCCGGAAGAAAAAACCAAGCACTTCTCTGTTCCCTTAAATTCCGCCAGCTTTTTCTCAAGCGCTACGTGCGCGTTCATGTTCCCACATACTAAGCGCGACGCGCCGCTTCCAAATCCTTCTTTTTTAAGAGATTCGATGGCGGCTTGAGCCAACCTTGGATCATCCGCTAATCCAAGATAATTGTTGGAGCAAAAGTTAAGGACCTCTTTGC comes from the Candidatus Omnitrophota bacterium genome and includes:
- a CDS encoding alpha/beta hydrolase → MPFLRIENINWHYEICGEGEPVIFLHGWGGSSRIWNQQVEYFSREFKTITIDLPGHGKTDWQDVGLQGIAQGINALVGQLGLNKVNLVGNSVGGLIGVKMFELDPNLFKRSCFVDSLPKFLKSEDFPFGLDSKQIENLSAQVDSDYPAIVDIFFRSLFVREERQDGKLQWLMKFRKEDDLPQKGALKKILDILIEGDLRDVFKKINVPVLLVNGTDDYICSKDAVLFLNRILPSAKTTFINKSGHFPFLTRPQEFNKILEGFLKHDQS
- a CDS encoding methyltransferase domain-containing protein, producing MISLRQKNKMRLAFSNAASRYEEAAHIQKRIGIKLLNKIRIENNSLCILDAGMGTGWLARELSKTFSKSRVFGFDVADGMIREAKKKGVKAIGADCMWFPFKRESFDLVISNLVYQWVADPKKAFQEVHDSLKTGGSFCAAIFGERTLWELFFSLSQADKKFDFKKLPNQNEIHLALSQSGFKDFHVSSVMEKVPFNGLFDVIRWLKAIGANQRNDVFVGKNLLKKADQVYQKNFSDGGKPQITFETIFVEAKK
- the bioF gene encoding 8-amino-7-oxononanoate synthase, translated to MEVDFIKTILKDLESKGLKRSMREMNSSQNRKIIVDGKEVLNFCSNNYLGLADDPRLAQAAIESLKKEGFGSGASRLVCGNMNAHVALEKKLAEFKGTEKCLVFSSGYMANVGIISSLCGRGDIILGDKLNHASIIDGILLSGAEFKRYPHCDMEALEGFLKNSQNYKKKLIVTDSVFSMDGDIAPLDKIVALARKYHCLVMIDEAHAFGVLGKNGKGAAEHLGLEKEIDIQMGTLSKAAGSFGAYVCGSKDLVDFLANRARSFIYTTAMPPSVAAASSAAIDIIKKEPQRRAKLLANAQYLKAGLQNLGFEVSSQTPIIPILVKDSKMAVKFSKELFEQGIFAQAIRPPTVPENTARIRVTVMATHSREDLDLVLKAFRKLL